CTTTTTGCCATTTGAGTTCTCATTACATTTCCAATTGGAGATTCTGAACCATTTAGCCGTGGTTTTGTCATCCATTCATCGTCACTGGAATCCGATAGTGTTCGGATTCGtttcctgaaataatttttgcattttttttcattttcagcataaaatttaatcgaaaattcgtttttgagacatttttgaatttctgtaaagtcaaaagttcaatttttcagtgaaaattcgGAGAGTTCTTATCaattcagtttatttttttcgttaaaaaaccctaaaatgtaaaaaccagttttttccaaattttcagcggcTGGCTTGTtcttttgtttattttagGTGGAAAAATATCGCAAATTCCGCTCTTACATCTCTGGCTCGGGTGTCTCAGAATCCTCGCGTCGGTAGTTTTCTCGAGGATATACCAATTTcttcctggaaaaaaatcaattttatctcaattttcccgccaaaaatcgATCACGCCTACTTTGACGGAGCTTTACGCTTTCTTGGACCTTCTTCTTCataatcatcatcatcctcgTCTTCTTCATTATTATCGaaatcttcttcatcttcactAGGCATCGTCTCATCCACGTAATCCTCATCGTCATCGTCGCTGCCCTTCtgcttttttggttttttctctgaaaaataggaaaataacaATGAATTCCTCtttaaaatcatgaaaatccACGTACCACCGTATTTGATTCCGGGACCGGTTGTCCTTGGAGGCCTAGCTGTCAAGTGGCCGttattctgcaaaaatatcGGTTTTTAGGCTataaattcggaaaatttaccAGATTTTGAGACAAAAGCGCCTTTTTGGCGTCCATATCGGCTTGTAAGCTAGAGGATTGTGGGTTGCCTTGATGTGCAACACGCACCCGTTCTCCGGTTTGAAAATCGCTCGTCGTTGACATTGATCCTagaatttgggatttttaggGGAAATTAATGGTGGATAAGAGGGAAATTATGATAAATAGCTGGggaaattgataaataaaaggaaatttcaaagaaaacccaaaaaaatcaatgaaaaatgaggGAATTTCGAATAAATCCTATGCCGCCACAGTAGACGAAATTAAAATGCAgtggtacgcaaacaccgaaccTTACGACAAATTCGGcggtacgcaaacaccgcaagcagaatttaaatttaatttaatataaattgcattttttccgaggccccacgaaaaggggagcagaacgaaaaggggatctgcaaaaaggggatctgcgaaaaggggagcaacgaaaaggggaaacgcacaaaacgcaatttttctcaCGCAGCGcacgttgatttttgaaattttcttctagaagatacgcttaacaacacgcgacgcgtaacatcggagcatcgttgtatcgttttcttcgagaaaaatagcgtttggcacagtgccagatccccttttcgttgctccccttttcgtatctccccttttcgtatctccccttttcgcagatcccctttttgcagatccccttttcgttctgctccccttttcgtggaAATATCATGGAAAAAACGTGCGAGGCTTGCGAAAAAAGTGTGCGGTGGTTGCGAAATAGTCCCTGCCCCTACTCACGCGTGGCCACGTGGCACACGTAGCGattgaaataaacaaattataACTTAAATTAGTTTGTGAAATCGGTTTCTCTCCGACACACGCGTCACACAAAAATGCGTATTTTGcgtattttgttttcattggTAATCTTCGGATTAATAGTTCATGTATTAGTGAGTTTTTTAGACAtccttcgatttttctagaccATAATGTTTcaccatttttcagccaacaaCCACCACACCAAATGTGCCTGTTTCCGCCGCTACGAACACTTCAAACGTGACCGCTCCTGCCGGCAATTCGACAAAAAGTCCTAATGCGACCGCTCCTGCCGGTAATTCGACGAAAAATGTAAACGTGACCGCTCTTTCCGCCAATACGACGCAGCTTGCTCTTGTGAGCTCGGCGAGCCCTGAAACCTGCAAAAATGGAAACGGCACACACTGCCCGTCACGCACGATCAGTTTTCACAAGGACACGCCGAAGTACATCGGATGTGGCATCCTGATCGCCTTCGtcattttccacatttttttgtatttctacCTCGAGGATCAGAAGGCGAGGGTAAGTGAAATTTTGCCAGTGGCCTagctttttattgatttaagtTATATTTAATGAAAAGCGAATTGCGTACTCCACGTGGACAACTTTCAACATACGAAACCTTCTTTTCAGGAGCAGAAGAAGTATTTTGAAGAGCTCATCGCTGAGCAGATGGCGGCTAGGAAGCGAGAAGAACAAGACGAAAAGCAGCACGAGGATGAGGAGATGCTGTGTCGTTTGCGAATTGGTGTCTCTAAGGACCGGAAGCGAGAAGAACAAGACGATCAGCAGCACGAGGATGAGGCGCCGGAAGCGGTCGTCACTGTGGACAAGCCACGCGATTGAAGTTCTTCTGAGCCCCCGACCGCCTCTCAACTTACTTTTGATTTTCCCCCGTTTTTAGGTCCTTTATTTTTCTATGGAGCCCCATTTCCCCTTTTCTATGCTCATCGTTCCCCACAATTGTATTATTTATGACCTCGTATAGTcccattcatttttcaaactccCCGTCCGTATTTATTTCCCCACACAATTTCACTTTTATTACTTTTCTctgacaataattttttttgtcaaattttgtttctctttCGACATCAAGGAACTTTCAGTTGAATGATTTAGTGGATTTAGTGATTtagtgggttactgtagctcttaaaggcgcactcattttttacttcaggtgttatattttttaattcaggtGTTTCTAGGAAGTCTGTTTGCCATCAtattttatcagatttttttggccgaaaaatttgttagtcgatgcaccatgagttATTCTCCTGAATTTTCGTcgttttgaaggttttttcgatgcaccatgagctTCTCAGTGTttctaacatattttttatatatatttctaAAGAGATTTTTGTTGTACTATCCATTATATAAAGATAATGTTCAAACTATATAAatcggattttcgaaaaaaaaagaaacagcgGAGATCAAATAATTTATGAGTTTCTTGGAAACAAGAGACTGTCATCATCGTCTGGTACAGTGTCGACAACGATCGGACACGGTGGCGGGCTAATCGAATTGTCATCGAAAACGGAGAGGATGGCCGCCTCGTGAACTTCTCCATCGCCAGAGTCTTCAAGGAAATCCTGTGGGAAGCTGGAAAGCAGATCTCCATTGGCCGCCATGTGCATATCATTGAGCATATCGGCCGCGGTTTGCTGAAACTGAAGAATGGTTTAAGGAAGCACGTGGAGTCATACAGTCCCttttcgctttgatctacgaaaaatgcgggagaagagacgcagacatcttatctgattttgcatggttaagagcgttctgacgtcacattttttctgggaaacaattcccgcattttttgtagatcaaactgcaATGAGACTTTCTGACACCACATGAGGAAGGctatttttttggcgaaaaaatcccgaaatttacaatttctgacatttttttatttactagaaatcgatttttaaacgaatttcaggaatctcttttacaaatctatgttttcatttttctttgaaaattcgatacATAGTGTTCTGTAGTTCTTAAAGGCGCGgcctcaaaaaatatttcgttcGTGGTAAGACCCCTACCGCTTCAGTCATCTCAACGTCCTGCGATATTTTCGATTCCTTCCTACGTTGCATCTCGTGTTCTTCGGTTGTctggaattaaaataaaaattttgaaaaaaatttcaaaaattgttttttattctaaaattaaaaatacataattttgttccaaaaaaagtttttaaactatttttttttattaagaagaatactttaaaaaattcaaaattcgcaaaaaattagttttttctcaaagatttaaaaacagtatagttctaaaaaaatttctcaaaaaaaatgttttcccaaaaaacagttttttttaaattaaaaaaaaaacatttttcgagaggtgttcaaattttggaccTTGTGTAGAgactgttttttgaaaaatttcagagaaaaacttttttttttcatttttctcaaaattttctcggGGTTTTCTGTAAATATTTAACAAACCATGTCGATGtgcagaaaactgaaaaaaaaacagtataaGAACAATTCAAccgaaagtttttaaaataacaaaatttattgagCATAGGAAACAAAAGGaaacaaagagaaaaaattatcgaatgaTAATAATGGGGGAAAATGCAgaataaacagaaaaacaagggaacaaattttgaaacaaaatataacAGTAATTCAAGCGAATTGATTAATTAAAACGTGCGAACTGATGCGAAACGAGTTCTTCTGGCGTTTCCGTTGCAAATTGGTGGTGGAGTTGATCCGCGGTGTGGGATTTCTGGTGGACcagtctggaaatttaaaggatttttgaagaataactTATCTTTAAAACTCAATCTGACCTCTTCCCGAATCATTTCACGTGGCTTATTCACTAGTTTCAGTTCCATTTTATCGCCCTCTCTGACGAATGAAAGACCATTTTCGTGGAACGAGATCGGCGGTTTCTCCAATTCTCTGTAGTATTTCACTATGTCCCCGGTGTCGTCAATCGTCTTTTGGTAGATCAGAAATTCTGCGGCAGGCTCTGGAGCTATCGGCGATGGAGTCTCAATGCTCTGCGGAGCCGGTGAcatcgatttttgagccatttttggCTTCTTCGGTGCGACTGGTTTGGTGGGATCTCTTGATGGCTTGCCACGTTTGCGAGCAGGAGCCGAAGATGCaggattctgaaaattcaaattttttaaaaagcttttTAGGAAACGACTAGGACGATCCGAGAGACACCACTGAATTAATAATCCGGGAGATTTAGATTAACGGTCCCACACCGcaaatcgtggcgagacccatcgggAACACAGCATGTGCCTTTAAACGAGTCTCCGATTGAATAATATGCGGATTTTACCATATTCTCCGTCTCCAAACTGCCGGTATTTTGTCCCTCTGTCTCCTGAACCGGATACTCGCCCCATTGAGCCATTCGGAGCATTTTCTCGTATTCATTCAATTGTGCCACGTCATCATGATTTCCGCCGAATTCTGTGAAATCCATTGGCTCAGCGAGCAAATTCGGAGCCGGCTCTTCATCAAGAAAATCGAGTACTCCGGATAAATCCGTTGGCTTTTCTATCACTGGCGGATcctggaaattcgaaaaattgaactttttttggttcCGGAagcagatttttgaattaaattagttttttctcagatttcagtttccttttttgctctgaaaacttgaaaataatgttatggaagtcaaactttttttaaaattttctgcatatttttctttaaaaaatggcaaattacAGCTGTTTTTATTTAACTAAACCGAAAACTGAAtcagaaatattaattttttacatataaaaaatggaaatctctaaatttgaaggtttttaaatggatttttccactttttttccagaatagaTTATAGTTTTTCATCAGTTCTGCACCTCTTCAATGTCGCATCCAGCCGCAGCTCGATTTTCATCGTTCGAAAACGATGTATCAAGCTTTCCCGCGTGTTTCAACTTCTGCATCGGCtcgaattttttgcgaatttccgGCTTAGGCAGTGGCCGATAGAATGATGGCTCCTCGAGCAATATCTTGTGGAAATTTCTGTATTCTCCGATCAAATGCGCTGGACAACCATCATCTTCAGATTCAGAGCAACTGGAGAGCACGACATATGGCTCCGTGTAGAATTCCGGTGGATAATCACGATCTCTGGGGAAAAAGATGGACTTTTGCGTTGTCgttttaggttttttgacAGGTTTCAGTGATTTTCGATCTTTTCTGCTGGCTTTCGTCGTAGATTCCTCGGATTTCTTggagtttttgtgttttttcggTGCTCCAGTGGCTCCATAAAGTGGCAATGGCTTAAAATCCTTGTAGAACGCCGGTTCCCGTTTATAATATTTATCATCTTTTTCCTCTTTCCATAAACGATACCAGACGACTTCTTTCTTCTGATTCAGCTTCACCATCGCACCGTCGGATCTCATAAGCCAGAGAAGCTGAGCAGCGGGAATTTTCAGCTTGTTGGTAAGAAAGAGCTGGATTTTCGTGGAAATTGGAAGGTTGAGGGCGAAGAGCTGGTTTGGCAGGATATTTGAGacgaatctggaaatttttggaatgaaacTGGAAGAAAAACTAGGCATTTCGtagaatctttaaaaattcgagcTTATTTGgatattgattgaaaaaaaaaatattatgcgATTTTTAGAAGggttttggaataaaaattgcagaaaaatgcacttttacgagtttttaaatagaaattttaaaatttcagggcAAAATTACGAtgattatgaatttttgattctctgaaatgcgatttttctggaaaaaaaggttgaaaatctttttgaaatatggaAATGGAGCTAGTGAATTACTAACACATTGAGAAGCTTTTCCCTATATTGCTCGTCAATTCCAGCGAGCTTCATCGTATTCCAGAACTCTTGGGTCCCAAATTTCTCCTCCAGTTGCACATTTTCACGGAGATGCTTCCACATGAGCACTTCCACGTGGCCTGGCACTTGCTCCGATGACGTGGCAGGTGCCTGTAACAATTTTGGCTCTCTGGGAGCCCATTTGACAAGCTGACGGGTGAGAGTGAGCTTCAGATTCGAGTTGGAGAGGCTGGtgaggctgaaaattttagttttatttttcaaagtttttttcgctATAAGTCATACATATCCCTGACATCAACCGGAATaacaatcttcaaaaatctataCATCTCGAGAATCTCTGTCGGAGCCAGCGCGTCGGTTTTGAACAGATTCTGGACCATTTCTACGTGGAAACTGCAAATATTTCAaggttttcagtcaaaatttcgattttttaaatgcaccAACTGATTTTCAATCTCGGTTAATCCGTAATTTCGAAGATTTCCCAGCTTTTTGAACTCTCTGAACAGCTCCAACATGTTCGGGAAGTTGTTCGAGGTTACAgtgtttctggaaatttttaattaatttttttttcaataaatggtTTAATTTTAGCTCACTTGTAAATATATTTCCATAAACTATGTTCATCTTTTGGCTCGAGCGCTTTTCTTGTGGATGGGAATTTGGGGGTCATCTGAACAAAatcagaacttttgaaaatttctgacgGAATTTTGTATTATTCCGAATTTAAAGAACGCTAGAAACAACATTAGGCTCttggaatcaaaaaaaaattgagttaaaaacattttcaggtgTAAATGATGCAAAACCtggaaaaagttcatttttacctaaattttgaaacggttacggtgaaatattaaaatttcgatataaattctttaatttttgagactaaaacataaaaaactttttaaaaatctagaatatctgaaagaaaacaaaagaaacaatttcaaaaattcgaaaatgttttaaaaattaacaacttCCGTGCTGAGACCCgatgtgaaaatttaatgtctgcgcctttaaagaatacCTTTCAAAGAGGGTTACggtcaaattcgaattttctctcgtttttccacctatttttcaagcttttttgctttctttttgacaaaatggaatattttttccgatttaaaACTGTCTCTTCCTCTATGAATTCAAAGGGAGTCATTTATACTTAGATGGTCATGTCTCGCAACCAGAATTCATCTCAAATagtttttgtgagaaatttaCGTAAATCACGCCTAAATTACACGAAATAAAGTATGAAAACTGGCGGAAAATTGCGTCGAGCGATCAGTGTTTTGTCCACAATGTGATAAGCTGTTCTCAGCGTTGATTCCTGGAGTTCGTGATCGAAATCCGTCGATTCGGAAGCAGTTCGCCAATGCGATGTCGTACTTGGCGAAGTTCACATCGCCGAATCAGATGAAGAAGTTGATTAAGACGGTAGTGGCCGATTTGCTCGGCAGTGAtggtgaatttttgatttgtttgcgaaaatttttgaaaatatgagattttcacgattttaaaatcgaaaatcaaattttggttttaaaaatccaattttttttgtaaattttaaaattttggacttcttttctgaatttttggcagaacatcgcgaaagttttaatttttttttcctcgtAAATATGATGCTGgatttttcaagcatttccccagattttttcaataatttctatttttcagaggaTCTCAAGACATCcagttgccacgtcatcagtAATCTCGCTGCAAATTCTCAGGAAATGCTTAAAGGATACACATCACAAATCGTGCCATACGTTCTCCTGGAAAAGTGTCGAGAAGTGCCGAAAGAAGATGAAATCGCTCGAGAAAAGCAAGAAAAGTGGAATGATGTGTGGGCGGAGCTTGTGCCAACTACCAGCTCTGCTGTGCGGCTTTACAAGGaggaaattctgaatttggCGATCGATTTGGTGACGAATAATGAAGTTTGGGCGGTACGGAAGCAGGCTGCCGTCATGATTCGTGTCACTTTCgagaatttgaagaaagatGCTGGAATTGATGTTGCCAGTGAgtgcaaacaaaaattttttcgaaaaatcagatttttacgCTGAAAAACTTATACTCTTTCCGCGAGAGttagaaaatttagagaattttgtttttcattttaagaacaacactaataattttttcagaaaaatcagctCTCTCCCTTCGCGATACGCTCAACGGACGAATTTGGGATGGAAAAATCGAGATCCTGAGAGCTCTGACAAGTGCATTCGAGGCTGGAGGCGCAGATTTCAAGAGAAATATGTCCGCCACGGAGATTGAGGACATGGAAACAGTGCTGAGAAGAGAGGCGAGCAAAAAGAATATGGAATACGCCGGAGCAGGTCTCGCAACGATTGCCACGTGGGCAGTGATCTCGGAAAGCGTCGAATCGGCCACATGGTTGGCGAAGAAAATCGACGAGAATGTGACGAAGCTGATCGGGTAggaattttgaaggaaaacttggaaaattggGATGAACTGCCTGAAAAATCGGAAGAAATCCTTGAAAAAGcaataaattttcttcaaaacatttgaaaaattaaagaaaactctaaaaagttttagtaaaaatacctaagttttaggaaaaaataaaaatccaaaaacaaaaagtttaaataaatattttgtagaGCCCGAAACGACGCAGATTCCGACGATAACATGGACGGTCTCTCAAATCTGGAAAAAGAGATTCGCGCGTCGAAGCTCGTCACCCTCAATCTGACAGCTCTCGCGATATCACTGCCAGCATTCAACAACGCAGAGGAGGCCGAGAGCACGCTgagccaaattgccggatatgtaaagagtactgtaatcgCGTGGAAATCGAAGCAATTCTTTTTCAATGAACTCGCGAAATCTCTTGAAAAATGGACGCCACGGGAGCCAGTGGCCGCTGGGAAGCTGATTGACAACATTTTGGAGCAGGCCGACGAGCTGTGTGCTCAACAGAAGAAGACTGTCGCCACTGATGCTCTCCAAGTTGTGCTTCGAATCCAAGAAAGATCCGATCGATTCGGCGTCGACAGGAACTCTGTTCTGGATAGTGTGAATAGAGGAGTCGCTGGAAGTGAAACCGGGTTGGGAAGCCGTTTCGAGGCGAAGATGGACACTGATTAATTTAATTGTACTGGATAAATAACACCAAATCTGGTCATGTTTTTCGAATATTCCACAATTTTGTTAATTCCGAAACtatcaaaagaaaatgtttagtttttttcaagttttgtatagataatttcgaattttcgaaatcttgGAAAACTTGGGAATTTTTAACTATTaggatatttaaattttagacattttcagaactttgacttttttccgatatttGTGAAGgttgaaagttttggaattttccaaaattctggatttttgaaaaacaagtttaatgctcggtttttttcggaatttgtaaaaatgttggactgtttaactttaaaattgcttaacaatttgaaatgacgatattctatgaaaattattattattctccTCTTCCTCAATAAACGTTTTGATAcaattcaaatctttttttctatttcaccTACGAGATCTGAAATGACCACGTTTGTTATTATAGTGAAAATACAATCACACAAAAATAATCATCGACCGCAACGACACAACTATTTGAAATAAGGTTGTTTTTACGAgaacactaaattctgagaatgcgtattgtgcaacatacttgacgcgcaaaatatctcgtagcgaaaactacagcaaaaaaaatacaaattgtggttcacgtttttatttttcatggcttaaaaaattactattaaaatgagggcatgtaatacacaactacctatttccttttttttgcaaaatttaacattcgatcgataaataaatgatGTTAATTCGTTTCGAAATTCGAGTcggtaaatcgacacaagcgctacgtAGCTACGTACGTAGTCAAATAGAAACAGATAGAAACTAGTACAGTGTTTGGAACAAATTAATTGAGTATTAGATTGTGTGAATTAGAAAGAAGATTTAAATCTTCAATGCTGCGCCCTTCCCGCTTGTGATGTTGTAAAATTATCTTAACAGTCTTTAAAGCCCATTGACGAGATTTATCGCTTGTCGATGTCTTCATAACTTGTTCAAGTACACCATTCTTGAGAAAGCCGGCAAGCTCTGTAGTGATGTGGTCTATGCACAGGCCGTCAAAATATTCAACCGAAGTTTTGATAGCATGATTGAGAAATTCGTCGTAGTATCCAAACTTTTCTGTCATGGAGAGAACTATTGCCAGGAGTAAGTTTACAAGGTAGGTATTATTGGGATTCCGTCGCTTGGAAAcatatctggaaaattataaattataaaactataaattattttctgtaaCAATATTTCACAATTATCATGAGTTTCTACTTAAACTATAAGCTCTTGCAATggaataataatttcaaaataaatgctcGAAAATTTGTGCATGTCGCAcgaatagagaatatacggcaTTTAATTGACACTAGACAAGGGAgtcatcgaaaaattgaaaatcgaaaaacgaaaatgttcATTGTTTCGATAAGAAACCATTTTAATTTCtggtgaacaaaaaaaatgaccaaaacttgaagcttttttttaaaagaaaaaacgaacaacgaaaaaccaaaaaaaaaaacgaaaatcaaCACCATTGGTACTAATGTTTCAGAACCACTTGTTAGCAATTTC
The nucleotide sequence above comes from Caenorhabditis elegans chromosome III. Encoded proteins:
- the H04D03.2 gene encoding PHD-type domain-containing protein (Confirmed by transcript evidence), whose translation is MTPKFPSTRKALEPKDEHSLWKYIYKNTVTSNNFPNMLELFREFKKLGNLRNYGLTEIENHFHVEMVQNLFKTDALAPTEILEMYRFLKIVIPVDVRDILTSLSNSNLKLTLTRQLVKWAPREPKLLQAPATSSEQVPGHVEVLMWKHLRENVQLEEKFGTQEFWNTMKLAGIDEQYREKLLNVFVSNILPNQLFALNLPISTKIQLFLTNKLKIPAAQLLWLMRSDGAMVKLNQKKEVVWYRLWKEEKDDKYYKREPAFYKDFKPLPLYGATGAPKKHKNSKKSEESTTKASRKDRKSLKPVKKPKTTTQKSIFFPRDRDYPPEFYTEPYVVLSSCSESEDDGCPAHLIGEYRNFHKILLEEPSFYRPLPKPEIRKKFEPMQKLKHAGKLDTSFSNDENRAAAGCDIEEDPPVIEKPTDLSGVLDFLDEEPAPNLLAEPMDFTEFGGNHDDVAQLNEYEKMLRMAQWGEYPVQETEGQNTGSLETENMNPASSAPARKRGKPSRDPTKPVAPKKPKMAQKSMSPAPQSIETPSPIAPEPAAEFLIYQKTIDDTGDIVKYYRELEKPPISFHENGLSFVREGDKMELKLVNKPREMIREETGPPEIPHRGSTPPPICNGNARRTRFASVRTF
- the ecps-2 gene encoding ECm29 Proteasome adaptor and Scaffold (Confirmed by transcript evidence;~Product from WormBase gene class ecps) produces the protein MSYLAKFTSPNQMKKLIKTVVADLLGSDEDLKTSSCHVISNLAANSQEMLKGYTSQIVPYVLLEKCREVPKEDEIAREKQEKWNDVWAELVPTTSSAVRLYKEEILNLAIDLVTNNEVWAVRKQAAVMIRVTFENLKKDAGIDVAKKSALSLRDTLNGRIWDGKIEILRALTSAFEAGGADFKRNMSATEIEDMETVLRREASKKNMEYAGAGLATIATWAVISESVESATWLAKKIDENVTKLIGARNDADSDDNMDGLSNLEKEIRASKLVTLNLTALAISLPAFNNAEEAESTLSQIAGYVKSTVIAWKSKQFFFNELAKSLEKWTPREPVAAGKLIDNILEQADELCAQQKKTVATDALQVVLRIQERSDRFGVDRNSVLDSVNRGVAGSETGLGSRFEAKMDTD
- the H04D03.6 gene encoding MLX-interacting protein (Confirmed by transcript evidence), with translation MQRRKESKISQDVEMTEAFQQTAADMLNDMHMAANGDLLSSFPQDFLEDSGDGEVHEAAILSVFDDNSISPPPCPIVVDTVPDDDDSLLFPRNS
- the enu-3.1 gene encoding ENhancer of Uncoordination (Product from WormBase gene class enu;~Confirmed by transcript evidence), with amino-acid sequence MRILRILFSLVIFGLIVHVLPTTTTPNVPVSAATNTSNVTAPAGNSTKSPNATAPAGNSTKNVNVTALSANTTQLALVSSASPETCKNGNGTHCPSRTISFHKDTPKYIGCGILIAFVIFHIFLYFYLEDQKAREQKKYFEELIAEQMAARKREEQDEKQHEDEEMLCRLRIGVSKDRKREEQDDQQHEDEAPEAVVTVDKPRD
- the H04D03.6 gene encoding Ovule protein (Confirmed by transcript evidence) — its product is MQRRKESKISQDVEMTEAQTAADMLNDMHMAANGDLLSSFPQDFLEDSGDGEVHEAAILSVFDDNSISPPPCPIVVDTVPDDDDSLLFPRNS
- the H04D03.2 gene encoding DUF1330 domain-containing protein (Confirmed by transcript evidence), translated to MAQKSMSPAPQSIETPSPIAPEPAAEFLIYQKTIDDTGDIVKYYRELEKPPISFHENGLSFVREGDKMELKLVNKPREMIREETGPPEIPHRGSTPPPICNGNARRTRFASVRTF
- the H04D03.7 gene encoding uncharacterized protein (Partially confirmed by transcript evidence), translating into MAHFLLTPISDDFSKRYIKLKFFKIDSLLRATGYVSKRRNPNNTYLVNLLLAIVLSMTEKFGYYDEFLNHAIKTSVEYFDGLCIDHITTELAGFLKNGVLEQVMKTSTSDKSRQWALKTVKIILQHHKREGRSIEDLNLLSNSHNLILN